Proteins from one Podarcis raffonei isolate rPodRaf1 chromosome 1, rPodRaf1.pri, whole genome shotgun sequence genomic window:
- the LOC128402629 gene encoding olfactory receptor 10V1-like — METENQTGIIQFHFQPFTTHPGMRQLIFWTFLTLYLLSLFGNATIVLIIYTTHSLHTPMYYFLANLACLEIAYSCTIAPLTLAHVASARKVSITLAGCGTQMFFFTFLGSSDCVLLAIMAYDRYVAICHPLSYTVIMNWRVCVKIVAGTLVMSCFFGIQLSVLILTLPFCANKEINNFFCDFPVVMKLACGDTHFHQTALFITSVIIITIPSLLICISYAFIVAAVLRISSAAGRQRAFSTCSSHLMVVLLQFGCGSLIYLRPSSSYSPEEGRVVSVVYTFVTPVLNPLIYSMRNKELKDALIRALKRAVLPQKK; from the coding sequence AACTGGAATTATACAGTTCCACTTCCAGCCATTCACAACACACCCAGGCATGAGGCAGCTGATTTTCTGGACTTTTCTGACGCTCTACTTGCTCAGCCTGTTTGGGAATGCTACCATTGTTCTCATCATCTACACCACACATTCTCTTCACACCCCAATGTACTATTTCTTGGCTAACCTGGCATGTCTGGAAATTGCTTATTCTTGTACCATTGCACCCCTCACTCTGGCCCACGTAGCTTCTGCAAGAAAGGTCTCCATCACCTTGGCTGGCTGTGGGACCCAAATGTTCTTCTTTACCTTCCTGGGAAGCTCTGACTGTGTCCTGCTAGCAATCATGGCTTATGACCGCTATGTGGCAATCTGTCACCCGCTCAGCTACACTGTCATCATGAACTGGAGAGTGTGTGTGAAAATTGTTGCTGGGACCTTGGTCATGAGTTGCTTCTTTGGCATTCAGCTTTCTGTCTTGATATTGACTTTGCCTTTCTGTGCCAATAAGGAAATCAACAATTTTTTCTGTGATTTCCCTGTTGTCATGAAACTGGCATGTGGCGATACCCATTTCCACCAAACTGCCCTTTTTATTACCAgtgttatcatcatcaccatccctTCCCTCCTAATCTGTATCTCCTATGCCTTCATTGTGGCTGCCGTCTTGAGGATCAGCTCTGCCGCAGGCAGGCAAAGGGCTTTCTCCACCTGTTCCTCCCACTTAATGGTCGTCCTTCTGCAGTTTGGCTGTGGCAGTTTGATATACCTGCGTCCCAGCTCCAGCTACTCACCAGAGGAAGGTCGAGTGGTGTCTGTGGTCTACACCTTTGTCACTCCTGTGCTGAACCCCTTGATCTATAGCATGAGGAACAAAGAGTTAAAGGATGCACTTATCAGAGCCTTAAAAAGAGCTGTGCTGCCCCAGAAGAAATGA